A single genomic interval of Bradyrhizobium japonicum USDA 6 harbors:
- a CDS encoding lipopolysaccharide biosynthesis protein: MAFLVAVVLNLAILPFVIARLGLAAFGVAGLVTACIAPGLVFSNALGLSTARELAQRLEPSDREDARRLFATAITVAAGAGGLITIFFWVAGAPLARLGFHLAGPAADDLGLAFTLASAGWLCQCLSAVFVSLFTARQDYRRIASIGIGSTVTSTLSMLLFIPAAPYASTFLGCQALGFAAGLLMALVWSRGIRQWLALPALHREALGKLVRMGGWQVAAQGGALLAGQADRYLLGALLQPQFVGFYGVAQRLQEATYIGILKVGEILFPFFSTLQKESEDRKVDLLFRSSWILNVLAASALGALIPVAGPLLHVWTGAEVAAEAARVLVVMSIAGILGSSANVFGFYLLAQGRSRSNALIALITGVVTVVTSAIVLPSFGWQAAGWSACAGMIAQMATIVMLLRRSFDLPGIWPRVIHCVLMPLGIGIATALALRYGLDRAPFQLAPSWWSVGVAASLTAAIIFVVEVAASQLGPYRSACWQDLRAILSRFVPLKAI, from the coding sequence ATGGCCTTCCTTGTGGCCGTGGTGCTGAACCTGGCGATCCTGCCTTTCGTGATCGCTCGTCTCGGTCTCGCTGCATTCGGTGTCGCGGGTCTTGTGACCGCATGCATTGCGCCTGGGCTCGTGTTCAGCAACGCGCTTGGACTGTCGACGGCTCGCGAGCTCGCGCAGCGGCTGGAGCCATCCGACCGCGAGGATGCGCGGCGCCTGTTCGCGACGGCGATCACGGTCGCGGCCGGAGCGGGCGGCCTTATCACCATTTTCTTTTGGGTTGCCGGAGCTCCACTGGCGCGTCTTGGCTTTCATCTGGCAGGTCCAGCGGCCGACGATCTTGGACTGGCCTTCACACTGGCTAGCGCCGGTTGGTTGTGCCAATGCCTATCCGCGGTCTTCGTGTCGTTATTCACCGCGCGGCAAGACTATCGCCGGATCGCATCGATCGGCATTGGCAGCACGGTGACCTCGACCCTTTCGATGCTGCTGTTCATTCCGGCCGCGCCATACGCCTCGACTTTCCTTGGCTGCCAGGCGCTCGGCTTCGCGGCCGGCCTGCTGATGGCGCTGGTCTGGTCCCGCGGCATAAGGCAATGGCTGGCACTGCCGGCGTTGCATCGCGAGGCGCTCGGCAAACTGGTTCGGATGGGCGGCTGGCAAGTTGCCGCACAAGGGGGGGCACTACTTGCGGGGCAGGCCGATCGATATCTGCTTGGCGCGCTCCTGCAACCTCAATTCGTCGGTTTCTATGGCGTGGCGCAGCGCCTCCAGGAGGCAACCTATATCGGCATCCTCAAGGTCGGTGAGATCCTGTTTCCGTTCTTCAGCACGCTGCAAAAGGAGAGCGAGGATCGCAAGGTCGACCTGCTGTTCCGATCGTCGTGGATATTGAACGTCCTTGCCGCAAGCGCCCTGGGTGCATTGATCCCCGTGGCCGGTCCACTGCTGCATGTCTGGACCGGTGCCGAGGTCGCGGCTGAGGCTGCGCGGGTGCTCGTCGTCATGTCGATTGCCGGCATCCTCGGATCGAGCGCGAACGTGTTCGGCTTCTATCTGCTGGCGCAGGGACGGTCGCGCTCCAATGCGCTCATCGCGTTGATCACGGGCGTCGTCACCGTCGTCACCAGCGCGATCGTCTTGCCAAGCTTCGGATGGCAGGCTGCAGGCTGGAGCGCCTGCGCCGGCATGATCGCGCAGATGGCGACCATCGTCATGCTGTTGCGCCGTAGTTTTGACCTCCCCGGCATTTGGCCGCGCGTCATCCATTGTGTGTTGATGCCGCTCGGCATCGGGATCGCGACGGCCCTGGCGCTGCGCTACGGTCTCGACCGCGCACCATTCCAGCTTGCCCCGTCCTGGTGGTCCGTGGGAGTCGCCGCGTCGCTAACGGCTGCGATCATCTTCGTCGTCGAAGTTGCCGCGTCGCAGCTGGGACCCTATCGAAGCGCCTGCTGGCAAGACTTGCGGGCAATTCTCAGTCGCTTCGTACCCCTGAAGGCCATCTAG